A DNA window from Actinomadura coerulea contains the following coding sequences:
- a CDS encoding ABC transporter permease → MARFLLRRLATSVVVLFGLGVVTFLMTQVLPGDPARAAAGRNATAEQVAAVSARLGLDRPIWEQFPRYLGNLLRGDLGTSVFTQRPVLDDIAGALPSSIELVLAAMLINVAVAVPLGVYAAYRRGRAADVAARLIVLFGAGVPVFWLGLMLQLVFADRLGVLPLTGQLGFGREVPEITGMTSLDALLAGDPAAFGDAASHLLLPAVTLAAAFVAVVARTVRSSMISVLDSDYITLARATGASERRVVVRHGLRNALVPVSTILGMQLGWMLGSTVLVESVFGRKGIGAYAVNAVLQNDLYAVIGSVLVIGVVFVLANIIVDLVQLWLNPRLRQPARARPAAAPGGEPLEKGVMEGAAS, encoded by the coding sequence ATGGCGCGTTTCCTGCTGAGGCGGCTCGCCACCAGCGTCGTCGTGCTGTTCGGTCTTGGCGTCGTCACGTTCCTGATGACCCAGGTGCTGCCCGGCGACCCCGCGCGGGCGGCGGCCGGCCGGAACGCCACCGCCGAGCAGGTCGCCGCGGTGTCGGCGCGGCTCGGACTCGACCGGCCGATCTGGGAGCAGTTCCCGCGCTACCTCGGGAACCTCCTGCGGGGCGACCTCGGCACGTCGGTGTTCACCCAGCGCCCCGTCCTGGACGACATCGCCGGCGCGCTGCCGTCGTCGATCGAGCTCGTCCTCGCCGCGATGCTGATCAACGTGGCGGTCGCGGTGCCGCTCGGCGTGTACGCCGCCTACCGCCGGGGGCGCGCAGCCGACGTCGCGGCCCGGCTGATCGTGCTGTTCGGCGCCGGCGTACCGGTGTTCTGGCTGGGGCTGATGCTCCAGCTCGTGTTCGCCGACCGGCTCGGCGTGCTGCCCCTGACCGGGCAGCTCGGCTTCGGCCGCGAGGTACCCGAGATCACCGGCATGACCTCGCTGGACGCGCTGCTCGCCGGGGACCCGGCCGCGTTCGGCGACGCGGCATCCCACCTGCTGCTGCCCGCCGTCACGCTCGCGGCCGCGTTCGTCGCGGTGGTCGCCCGCACCGTCCGCTCCTCCATGATCAGCGTGCTGGACTCGGACTACATCACGCTGGCCCGCGCGACGGGGGCCTCGGAGCGCCGGGTGGTGGTCCGGCACGGCCTGCGCAACGCGCTCGTCCCGGTCAGCACCATCCTCGGCATGCAGCTCGGGTGGATGCTCGGCTCCACGGTGCTGGTCGAGTCGGTGTTCGGGCGCAAGGGGATCGGCGCCTACGCGGTCAACGCGGTCCTGCAAAACGACCTGTACGCGGTGATCGGCAGCGTGCTCGTGATCGGAGTGGTGTTCGTGCTGGCCAACATCATCGTCGACCTCGTCCAGCTCTGGCTCAACCCGCGCCTGCGCCAACCCGCGCGCGCACGCCCGGCTGCCGCCCCCGGCGGGGAGCCCCTGGAGAAGGGCGTCATGGAAGGGGCGGCATCGTGA
- a CDS encoding ATP-binding cassette domain-containing protein, translating to MTALSVRNLVKSYGGRPVVKDVSFDLAPGEVLGLVGESGSGKSTVARCVARLTRPNSGQVLLGGRDVLGASHRELRTLRRDVQMVFQDPYSSLNPRMTAGALVGEGLLVHGLEPDSRRRTAKAAALLETVGLSAADAVRHPRSFSGGQRQRIAIARALAVEPKVLICDEVVSSLDVSVQAQVLNLFRDLRERLDLSILFIAHDLAVVHYLCDRVAVLDQGVLVETGTREEIYRSPRHPYTRSLLDAVPVPDPAAERARQTT from the coding sequence ATGACCGCCCTCAGCGTGCGGAACCTGGTGAAGAGCTACGGCGGCCGTCCGGTGGTGAAGGACGTCTCGTTCGACCTCGCGCCCGGCGAGGTGCTCGGCCTCGTCGGGGAGTCGGGCTCCGGCAAGTCGACGGTGGCCCGCTGCGTCGCCCGGCTGACCAGGCCGAACTCCGGCCAGGTCCTGCTCGGCGGCCGCGACGTGCTCGGCGCGTCCCACCGGGAGCTGCGCACGCTCCGCCGAGACGTCCAGATGGTCTTCCAGGACCCCTACTCGTCCCTCAACCCGCGGATGACCGCCGGCGCCCTGGTCGGGGAGGGGCTGCTCGTCCACGGCCTGGAACCGGACTCCCGCAGACGCACCGCGAAGGCCGCTGCGCTGCTGGAGACCGTCGGGCTCTCCGCAGCCGACGCGGTCCGTCATCCGCGCTCCTTCTCCGGCGGCCAGCGGCAGCGCATCGCGATCGCCCGCGCCCTCGCCGTCGAGCCGAAGGTGCTGATCTGCGACGAGGTCGTCTCCTCCCTCGACGTGTCCGTCCAGGCGCAGGTGCTCAACCTCTTCCGGGACCTGAGGGAGCGGCTCGACCTGTCGATCCTCTTCATCGCCCACGACCTCGCCGTCGTGCACTACCTGTGCGACCGCGTCGCCGTGCTCGACCAGGGCGTCCTGGTGGAGACCGGCACCCGCGAGGAGATCTACCGCAGCCCCCGGCACCCCTACACCCGTTCGCTGCTGGACGCCGTGCCCGTCCCGGACCCGGCCGCCGAACGCGCCCGCCAGACCACCTGA
- a CDS encoding ABC transporter ATP-binding protein gives MKPLLSLRDLRAAFPGPDGPVEVLRGVDLDIAAGEKVALVGESGSGKSVTARAVLRLDRDADLTGRATLDGADLLTLSEREMRAVRGARIGLVFQDPLASLNPVMTIGWQIMQPLLIRGVRRKEARRRGVDLLGRLGVRDADRRFDDYPHQFSGGMRQRVVIAIAVIAEPALLIADEPTTALDVRVQAQVLTLLRELADERSMAVLLITHDLGIVAGFADRVVVMRHGAPVEEGPVDEIYAEPKHPYTRGLLASVPRIDDDPSRRLSTVDDVPAALEGGAR, from the coding sequence ATGAAGCCACTGCTGTCACTGCGGGACCTGCGCGCCGCCTTCCCCGGGCCGGACGGGCCCGTCGAGGTCCTGCGCGGAGTGGACCTGGACATCGCGGCCGGCGAGAAGGTCGCGCTGGTCGGCGAGTCCGGCTCCGGAAAGTCGGTCACGGCCCGGGCCGTCCTGCGGCTGGACCGCGACGCCGACCTCACCGGCCGCGCCACCCTGGACGGCGCCGACCTGCTCACGCTGTCCGAACGCGAGATGCGCGCCGTCCGGGGCGCCCGGATCGGGCTGGTCTTCCAGGACCCGCTCGCCTCCCTCAACCCGGTGATGACGATCGGCTGGCAGATCATGCAGCCGCTCCTCATCCGCGGCGTCCGCAGGAAGGAGGCCCGGCGGCGCGGCGTCGACCTGCTCGGCCGGCTCGGCGTCCGCGACGCCGACCGCCGCTTCGACGACTACCCGCACCAGTTCTCCGGCGGCATGCGCCAGCGCGTCGTCATCGCCATCGCGGTGATCGCCGAACCGGCGCTGCTCATCGCCGACGAACCCACGACCGCGCTCGACGTCCGGGTGCAGGCGCAGGTCCTGACCCTGCTGCGGGAACTGGCCGACGAACGCTCCATGGCCGTGCTGCTCATCACCCACGACCTCGGGATCGTGGCGGGCTTCGCCGACCGCGTCGTGGTCATGCGGCACGGCGCGCCCGTCGAGGAGGGCCCGGTCGACGAGATCTACGCCGAGCCGAAGCACCCCTACACGCGCGGGCTGCTGGCCTCGGTGCCGCGCATCGACGACGACCCGTCCCGCCGGCTCAGCACCGTCGATGACGTTCCGGCGGCCCTGGAAGGAGGCGCCCGATGA
- the hydA gene encoding dihydropyrimidinase, which produces MRPDVVVRGGTVVEAGWSGPADVVIAGGRVAALAAPGTAPPAPTVVDATGRLVMPGGVDPHCHVGFTSGDFTSLDDYRACTTAAVHGGTTTIVDFAIPRPGENPADVAYVQRAKAAEGLCDSALHACVVQWDDTVPEQLAGLVADGVPTVKMFTTYSGETMADEDTVLRTMKTLAALGGMVVIHCEADHIIGDAQQRGADAGRIGAPHMAATRPGLAETASVAEILAIAESVDAPVYFVHQSTAEAVELVAAARRRGVRAYSETVAHHLVLDDSAYRGDHPERFVCCPPLRPADQVRALGQHLFTGEVTTIGSDHCCYDTAQKESRSADVRAMPNGLPGVETRLPVIFSEYVVRRGLPVTRFVELTAANPARTNGLYPRKGTLLPGADADITIWDPSAHWRVTATALHMATDYTPYEGMHLTGRPTTVMVRGRIVIDNGTLTDPTPQGRHLKATLT; this is translated from the coding sequence GTGAGGCCCGACGTGGTGGTCCGCGGCGGCACCGTCGTCGAGGCGGGCTGGTCGGGACCGGCCGACGTGGTCATCGCCGGCGGCCGCGTCGCCGCGCTCGCCGCCCCCGGCACGGCGCCCCCCGCTCCGACCGTGGTCGACGCGACCGGGCGCCTCGTCATGCCCGGCGGCGTCGACCCGCACTGCCACGTCGGCTTCACCTCCGGCGACTTCACCTCGCTGGACGACTACCGCGCCTGCACCACCGCCGCCGTGCACGGCGGCACCACCACCATCGTCGACTTCGCGATCCCGCGCCCTGGCGAGAACCCCGCCGACGTCGCCTATGTCCAGCGCGCGAAGGCCGCCGAGGGCCTGTGCGACAGCGCCCTGCACGCCTGCGTCGTCCAGTGGGACGACACCGTCCCTGAGCAACTCGCCGGCCTCGTCGCGGACGGCGTCCCCACCGTCAAGATGTTCACCACCTACAGCGGCGAGACCATGGCCGACGAGGACACCGTCCTGCGCACCATGAAGACCCTCGCCGCCCTCGGCGGCATGGTCGTCATTCACTGCGAGGCCGACCACATCATCGGCGACGCCCAGCAGCGCGGCGCCGACGCCGGCCGGATCGGCGCCCCCCACATGGCCGCCACCCGCCCCGGCCTTGCCGAGACCGCCTCCGTTGCCGAGATCCTCGCGATCGCCGAGTCGGTGGACGCGCCCGTCTACTTCGTCCACCAGTCCACCGCGGAGGCCGTCGAACTCGTCGCCGCCGCCCGCCGCCGCGGCGTCCGCGCCTACAGCGAGACGGTCGCGCATCACCTCGTCCTGGACGACTCCGCCTACCGGGGCGACCACCCCGAACGCTTCGTGTGCTGCCCGCCCCTGCGCCCCGCCGACCAGGTGAGGGCACTCGGACAGCACCTGTTCACCGGCGAGGTCACCACCATCGGCAGCGACCACTGCTGCTACGACACCGCGCAGAAGGAGTCGCGCAGCGCCGACGTCCGCGCCATGCCCAACGGCCTCCCCGGTGTCGAGACCCGCCTCCCGGTCATCTTCTCCGAGTACGTGGTCCGCCGAGGCCTCCCGGTGACGCGCTTCGTCGAACTGACCGCCGCGAACCCGGCCCGCACGAACGGCCTCTACCCCCGCAAGGGCACCCTGCTGCCCGGCGCGGACGCCGACATCACCATCTGGGACCCGTCCGCCCACTGGCGGGTCACCGCCACAGCGCTCCACATGGCCACCGACTACACCCCCTACGAGGGCATGCACCTTACAGGCCGCCCGACAACGGTCATGGTCAGAGGCCGGATCGTCATCGACAACGGGACCCTCACCGATCCGACTCCCCAAGGCCGCCACCTCAAGGCCACCCTCACGTGA
- a CDS encoding gamma-glutamylcyclotransferase encodes METLRMFVNGQAMSGGSLNAALEGARFLGPAETAPHYRFYSVRDEFPGLHPVPSGGRTVPGELYAVTYEIMRDHLLPGEPPELELGAIELADGSGSLCMRMRAESLTLPGVVDISDAGGWRAHLAAR; translated from the coding sequence ATGGAAACCCTGCGGATGTTCGTCAACGGACAGGCCATGTCCGGCGGCTCGCTCAACGCGGCACTGGAGGGCGCCCGCTTCCTCGGCCCCGCCGAGACCGCGCCCCACTACCGCTTCTACTCCGTGCGCGACGAGTTCCCCGGCCTCCACCCCGTCCCGTCCGGCGGCCGGACGGTGCCCGGCGAGCTGTACGCCGTCACCTACGAGATCATGCGCGACCACCTGCTCCCCGGCGAGCCGCCCGAACTGGAACTCGGAGCGATCGAGCTCGCCGACGGCTCCGGCTCCCTGTGCATGCGGATGCGCGCCGAATCCCTGACCCTGCCCGGCGTGGTGGACATCAGCGACGCCGGCGGCTGGCGAGCCCACCTGGCCGCCCGGTGA
- a CDS encoding ABC transporter substrate-binding protein, whose amino-acid sequence MLHTTVTAGEPSRTRWFPGPLRIRGRAGLRLTAVLAAGALAAAACGGSGGGTSARTQTLIIAENEPPATFDPVQADNSTVDEVARPAYDTLVRYDANNKIVPSVATEWKVSGDGRSIDVTLRGDVTFHDGAKLTAADVRYSLDRIKKLKVGVASLLTPYESTTVADDTHLTIKLARPYAPMIPALTRVYVLNAKLVGAHEGDDQGQKWLATADAGSGPYKLTGYTANQEAKYTQYAKYWGGFSGQAENVVFRYLPQAATQKSSLLAGDVDIAMDIDPNDWKSFEGNGGYKVDKADTNVQLYVFFKMKDSPVSSRPLREAIASAYQYDQHLGSILKGAGKKAVGVLPSTMACFDSSTPQPAYDVAKAQAALKSAGLSGVSLTMTYLKATAEMEQAATLLQSDLAKVGIKLKLEAITYPEHVERLKSNRTTPDLAMIYAFPPNPDPDSVLYQLFDSKFINNGQNTGGYDNPKVDSLVEKAQALTDENERCGLYKQAQQLIAADVPSVNMSNPQTVTVLRKGVEGYAYQASHHQTVDVYGVKVG is encoded by the coding sequence GTGCTCCACACAACTGTCACGGCCGGTGAGCCGTCGAGGACCAGGTGGTTCCCCGGTCCGCTCCGCATCCGCGGACGCGCCGGGCTGCGGCTGACGGCCGTCCTCGCGGCGGGGGCGCTCGCCGCCGCCGCGTGCGGCGGCTCCGGCGGCGGGACCTCCGCCCGCACCCAGACGCTGATCATCGCCGAGAACGAGCCGCCCGCGACGTTCGACCCCGTCCAGGCCGACAACTCCACGGTCGACGAGGTGGCCCGTCCCGCCTACGACACCCTCGTCAGGTACGACGCGAACAACAAGATCGTTCCGAGCGTCGCCACCGAGTGGAAGGTCTCCGGAGACGGCCGTTCCATCGACGTCACCCTGCGCGGGGACGTCACCTTCCACGACGGCGCGAAGCTCACCGCGGCCGACGTCCGGTACAGCCTGGACCGGATCAAGAAGCTGAAGGTGGGGGTCGCGTCGCTGCTGACGCCCTACGAGTCCACCACGGTCGCCGACGACACCCATCTGACCATCAAGCTGGCCCGGCCCTACGCCCCGATGATCCCGGCGCTGACCCGGGTGTACGTGCTCAACGCCAAGCTGGTCGGCGCGCACGAGGGCGACGACCAGGGGCAGAAGTGGCTCGCCACCGCCGATGCCGGCTCGGGCCCCTACAAGCTGACCGGCTACACCGCCAACCAGGAGGCCAAGTACACCCAGTACGCCAAGTACTGGGGCGGCTTCTCCGGCCAGGCCGAGAACGTCGTGTTCCGCTACCTGCCGCAGGCCGCGACGCAGAAGAGCTCGCTGCTGGCCGGTGACGTCGACATCGCGATGGACATCGACCCCAACGACTGGAAGTCCTTCGAGGGCAACGGCGGCTACAAGGTCGACAAGGCCGACACCAACGTCCAGCTCTACGTGTTCTTCAAGATGAAGGACTCGCCGGTGTCGAGCAGGCCGCTGCGTGAGGCGATCGCGTCCGCCTACCAGTACGACCAGCACCTCGGCTCGATCCTCAAGGGCGCCGGCAAGAAGGCGGTGGGCGTGCTGCCGTCCACGATGGCCTGCTTCGACTCGTCCACCCCCCAGCCGGCGTACGACGTCGCCAAGGCGCAGGCGGCGCTGAAGTCCGCCGGGCTCTCAGGCGTCTCCCTCACGATGACCTACCTCAAGGCGACCGCCGAGATGGAACAGGCCGCCACGCTGCTCCAGTCCGACCTGGCCAAGGTCGGGATCAAGCTGAAGCTGGAGGCGATCACCTACCCCGAGCACGTGGAACGGCTGAAGAGCAACAGGACCACGCCCGACCTGGCCATGATCTACGCCTTCCCGCCCAACCCCGACCCCGACTCGGTCCTGTACCAGCTCTTCGACTCCAAGTTCATCAACAACGGGCAGAACACCGGCGGTTACGACAACCCGAAGGTCGACTCGCTGGTCGAGAAGGCCCAGGCCCTCACCGATGAGAACGAGCGCTGCGGCCTCTACAAGCAGGCGCAGCAGCTCATCGCGGCCGACGTCCCGTCGGTCAACATGTCCAACCCGCAGACCGTGACCGTCCTGCGCAAGGGCGTCGAGGGCTACGCCTACCAGGCGTCGCACCACCAGACCGTCGACGTCTACGGCGTCAAGGTCGGCTGA
- a CDS encoding ABC transporter permease subunit: MKTAVAPTTKRDPATGRGRPVLRRRRGRPGRMSIVDRAALAVAALMILVALVGPFLAPHDPYAVDLGQALHAPSGAHWFGTDANGRDVFSRVLYGARVSLLATVTVIAVATLIGTLIGTLAALGGRVVDEILMRICDIGLSLPAIILALGLAAALGPGLRSAVIALCLTWWPGYARLVRTLVRDVRDAEYVEAARTLGVSTPRLVFRHVLPNSLDTLYVQTTLDVSAVMLVISGLSFVGVGAQVPSAEWGAMIAGAAGNLTNGWWAVALPGLAIMLTAVSFNLVGDWLRVRNDPTLRGRRP; this comes from the coding sequence GTGAAGACGGCCGTCGCCCCCACGACGAAGCGAGACCCCGCTACAGGACGCGGCAGGCCCGTGCTGCGGCGCCGGCGCGGGCGACCGGGCCGCATGTCCATCGTGGACCGGGCCGCGCTCGCGGTCGCGGCGCTGATGATCCTCGTCGCGCTCGTCGGGCCCTTCCTGGCACCCCACGACCCCTACGCGGTGGACCTCGGGCAGGCGCTGCACGCCCCCTCGGGCGCGCACTGGTTCGGCACCGACGCCAACGGCCGCGACGTCTTCAGCCGCGTCCTGTACGGCGCGCGGGTGTCGCTGCTCGCCACCGTCACCGTGATCGCCGTCGCCACGCTGATCGGCACCCTGATCGGCACGCTCGCCGCGCTCGGCGGGCGGGTCGTCGACGAGATCCTGATGCGGATCTGCGACATCGGCCTGTCCCTCCCGGCGATCATCCTGGCGCTCGGGCTCGCCGCCGCGCTCGGCCCCGGCCTGCGCTCCGCCGTGATCGCCCTCTGCCTCACCTGGTGGCCCGGGTACGCCCGGCTGGTCCGCACCCTGGTCCGCGACGTCCGGGACGCCGAGTACGTGGAGGCGGCCCGCACGCTCGGCGTCTCCACACCGCGCCTGGTGTTCCGGCACGTCCTGCCGAACTCCCTCGATACCCTCTACGTGCAGACGACGCTGGACGTGTCGGCGGTCATGCTCGTCATTTCCGGCCTGTCGTTCGTCGGGGTCGGCGCGCAGGTCCCCTCGGCCGAATGGGGCGCGATGATCGCCGGAGCCGCCGGGAACCTCACCAACGGCTGGTGGGCCGTCGCCCTCCCCGGCCTGGCGATCATGCTGACGGCGGTCTCCTTCAACCTCGTGGGCGACTGGCTCCGCGTCCGCAACGACCCGACGCTCCGCGGGAGGCGGCCATGA
- a CDS encoding ATP-grasp domain-containing protein: MILLWGHPEERPFARVLRALHARGADPLVLDQRRPMTVASGTVRTAGASWNLAGVTAAYLRPYDAARLPAVTRSPARTALTRHARRAAPALCAWADHAPALVVNRPSASATNAAKACQGLLVEAAGFAVPPSLVTDDAQALAEFVGEHGAVVVKPGSGIRARVALADVHDPGRMARLATCPTFFQRHIPGEDVRVHVVGDRTFAVRLTSDAVDYRVRDAALKQSTVELPGDLPERCVALARALGLVVAGIDLRMTPEGDWFCFEANPAPAFTFFAGADQVAEAVADLLHAHRPS, encoded by the coding sequence ATGATCCTGCTGTGGGGACATCCGGAAGAACGCCCCTTCGCCCGGGTCCTGAGGGCCCTGCACGCACGCGGCGCCGACCCCCTCGTCCTGGATCAGCGCCGCCCGATGACCGTGGCGTCCGGCACCGTGCGCACCGCGGGCGCCTCGTGGAACCTCGCCGGCGTGACGGCGGCGTACCTGCGCCCCTACGACGCGGCCCGGCTGCCCGCCGTCACCAGATCCCCGGCGCGTACGGCCCTGACCCGGCACGCCCGCCGCGCCGCACCCGCCCTGTGCGCCTGGGCCGACCACGCGCCCGCCCTGGTGGTCAACCGCCCGTCGGCGTCGGCGACCAACGCGGCCAAGGCATGCCAGGGCCTGCTGGTCGAGGCGGCCGGTTTCGCGGTGCCGCCCAGCCTGGTCACCGACGACGCCCAGGCCCTCGCCGAGTTCGTCGGCGAGCACGGGGCGGTCGTGGTGAAGCCCGGCAGCGGCATCCGCGCCCGCGTCGCGCTCGCCGACGTCCACGACCCCGGCAGGATGGCCCGCCTGGCCACCTGCCCCACGTTCTTCCAGCGCCACATCCCGGGCGAAGACGTACGCGTCCACGTCGTCGGCGACCGGACCTTCGCGGTCCGGCTCACCTCCGACGCCGTCGACTACCGAGTTCGCGACGCGGCTCTGAAGCAGAGCACGGTCGAGTTGCCCGGCGACCTCCCCGAACGCTGCGTGGCCCTGGCCCGCGCCCTGGGACTGGTCGTCGCAGGCATCGACCTGCGCATGACCCCGGAAGGCGACTGGTTCTGCTTCGAGGCCAATCCGGCTCCCGCCTTCACCTTCTTCGCAGGAGCCGACCAGGTCGCCGAAGCCGTGGCCGACCTCCTCCACGCTCACCGCCCGAGTTAG